From Alteromonas sp. RKMC-009, one genomic window encodes:
- the tpx gene encoding thiol peroxidase — MATVTLQGNPLETLGDLPAVGTPAPSFELVKSDLSTVSSADLSGKKVVLNIFPSIDTGTCAMSVRKFNEKAASLDNTVVICVSADLPFAAGRFCGAEGIENVLTGSTFRSDFGTDYNVTFTTGPLTGLLSRSVVVIDEEGKVAYTQQVAETADEPDYEAAIAAL; from the coding sequence ATGGCAACAGTTACATTACAGGGCAATCCGTTAGAAACTCTGGGTGATTTACCCGCCGTTGGTACACCTGCGCCGTCGTTTGAGCTGGTAAAATCCGATTTATCTACCGTAAGCTCTGCAGATTTGTCAGGTAAGAAAGTGGTACTGAACATCTTTCCGTCCATAGATACCGGCACGTGTGCCATGTCTGTACGTAAATTCAATGAAAAAGCCGCTTCACTGGACAACACTGTGGTCATTTGTGTATCTGCGGACCTGCCATTCGCTGCCGGCCGTTTCTGTGGCGCAGAAGGGATTGAAAACGTTCTGACCGGTTCAACGTTCCGCTCAGATTTTGGTACAGACTACAATGTGACTTTCACTACCGGTCCTCTGACAGGCCTGTTGTCACGCAGTGTTGTGGTAATTGATGAAGAAGGCAAAGTGGCCTACACCCAGCAAGTTGCTGAAACCGCTGATGAGCCGGATTACGAAGCAGCTATTGCCGCTCTGTAA
- a CDS encoding CBS domain-containing protein — protein MSVNSIMSQRVVSVKMDDSLHTIKELFEATGFHHLLVVEGRKLTGIISDRDLLKALSPFIDTISERAKDRATLERRAHQIMTRDVIAVKEHSSVLNAISTFNRHRLSCLPVINAKDEPVGVLSWRDILRYMEDKVTARQQS, from the coding sequence GTGAGCGTTAATAGTATTATGAGTCAGCGGGTAGTGAGCGTGAAAATGGACGACAGCCTGCACACCATTAAGGAGCTGTTTGAAGCCACGGGGTTTCATCATTTACTGGTTGTCGAGGGCCGCAAACTCACCGGGATTATTTCTGACAGAGACTTGCTGAAAGCCTTGAGTCCGTTTATCGATACGATTTCAGAAAGGGCGAAAGACAGGGCGACACTGGAACGCCGGGCCCATCAAATTATGACCCGTGATGTGATTGCCGTTAAAGAACACAGTTCTGTTCTTAATGCCATCAGCACCTTCAACCGTCACCGCTTATCCTGTCTGCCGGTCATCAACGCAAAAGACGAACCTGTCGGGGTATTATCCTGGCGGGATATTCTTCGCTACATGGAAGACAAGGTTACCGCCAGGCAACAAAGTTAA
- a CDS encoding GNAT family N-acetyltransferase: MSQLTIRPAVVQDSQQILDFITELAVYEKAEHEVKATIAHIENTLFSDQPKAHCVLCENENGPVGFAVYFFSYSTWQGQYGIYLEDLYVSPASRGCGAGKALLKHLAKIATEQNCGRFEWSVLDWNQPAIDFYESIGAKPQDEWIRYRLDGDALKQFAAG, translated from the coding sequence ATGAGCCAACTTACCATCCGTCCTGCAGTAGTGCAGGACAGCCAGCAAATACTCGATTTCATTACCGAACTGGCGGTATATGAAAAAGCAGAGCATGAAGTAAAAGCAACCATAGCGCATATTGAGAATACCCTGTTTTCAGATCAACCAAAGGCCCACTGCGTGCTGTGTGAAAATGAAAACGGCCCGGTTGGCTTTGCGGTTTATTTTTTCAGTTATTCCACCTGGCAGGGACAATACGGCATTTATCTGGAAGATTTGTATGTATCACCGGCATCCAGAGGCTGCGGTGCAGGCAAAGCTCTGCTGAAACATCTGGCAAAGATCGCAACAGAACAAAACTGTGGCCGTTTTGAATGGAGCGTGCTGGACTGGAATCAACCCGCAATTGATTTTTACGAGTCTATTGGTGCCAAACCACAAGATGAGTGGATAAGATACCGACTTGACGGCGACGCCCTCAAACAGTTCGCCGCAGGTTAA
- a CDS encoding efflux RND transporter permease subunit has product MHQEHDTNRGVIAWFARNSVAANLLMGFIIIMGLSAYSSIQKQMFPNVEVNYIRVDVSYPGASPQEIEEGILIKIEEAVKDVSEINSTISRAYRNGGEVNMEIDDKEELSDVLDKIKLKVDSIATFPADMEPVNIRQLAFRQQVIDMPIVGDLPLKDLKVLAKEVEDELLLLDNVSLVDVGYPEDEIAIEVNPDQLRKYNLSISDISTAIRAYSTNLSAGQLKTRSGIISVRVENQYYRGEEFAAIPVKVGPGGARVLLGDVAEIRDAFTEGEYYFKYSGKNAIYISVKATPSQNIVPVAETVKAYIAHKNEQFPEGVSLETMVDMTYYLDGRLDMMLKNLLQGAILVALLLTIFLRFRLAFWVMLGLPVCFLGAVMMMPLLGISLNIISLFAFIMVLGIVVDDAIVIGESAYTEIESKGSGIDNVIRGAKRVATPATFGVLTTIAVFAPFTLSDGMDGPFMVNIAVVVICCLVFSLIESKLILPAHIAHTTFKPVKPDSWRARFNSRFNGFVNGPYKRTVIKAIEWRWAVLMVFVALLMLAMGLIQGNFIRMVPQGKVPHDFPSVRVEMNENVPDSAVLDALKIIEKTILDEDEKIKQEFGGDGMVRDILVFNDDRTNGEVFAPLVDESKRVINTFELARRWREAMPDIPAMKSLVVIDDINGGSDDGEFGFLLFGPELETLNAAGLAFIEMLQREDGLFDVSSTIDPASKEVQMTLKPVAYDLGLTLQNIAGQIGSSFYGGEAQRVIRDGEEVKVMVRYPALQRERLADLKYSVITTPAGQEVMLGDIAELTEAPGISYIRRESGYRSVYIWGSIDEQKVEPGEAIKAIYENLLPELQKTYPGVMTELGGDIEEQQAQQDQQMLFFTAAMIMVYILLAVPLKSYSQPLIIMSVIPFSFTGAAFGHFLLGYDLSTMSFFGLIAAAGVVINDSLVMTDFVNQRRRQGYSTRDAVEEAGSARFRAITLTSITTFAGVLPILFETSLQAVLVIPMAIALGFAVMYATLVTLILVPCLYLILIDSGNAFKWLFHHIVRIAKKVTPGRKSTGQPRTE; this is encoded by the coding sequence ATGCATCAGGAACACGATACGAACCGCGGCGTGATTGCCTGGTTCGCCAGAAACTCTGTTGCTGCAAACCTGTTGATGGGTTTTATTATCATCATGGGTTTGTCTGCTTATTCCTCCATCCAGAAACAAATGTTCCCTAACGTCGAGGTTAACTACATCCGTGTTGATGTGAGTTACCCGGGCGCGTCTCCGCAGGAAATTGAAGAAGGGATCCTGATAAAGATTGAAGAGGCGGTAAAAGACGTTTCTGAAATCAACAGTACGATCTCAAGAGCCTACCGCAATGGTGGCGAAGTCAATATGGAGATTGACGATAAGGAAGAACTGAGCGACGTTCTGGATAAAATTAAACTGAAAGTCGACAGCATTGCCACCTTCCCTGCAGACATGGAACCGGTAAATATCCGGCAACTGGCCTTCAGGCAACAAGTTATCGACATGCCCATTGTGGGCGATCTTCCTCTTAAAGATCTGAAAGTCCTGGCGAAAGAAGTCGAGGATGAATTATTACTGCTGGATAACGTTTCGCTGGTAGACGTGGGCTATCCCGAAGATGAAATTGCCATTGAAGTGAATCCTGATCAGTTACGTAAATACAATCTTTCGATCAGTGATATCAGCACCGCCATCAGAGCGTATTCCACCAACCTCTCTGCCGGACAACTGAAAACCCGCTCTGGCATTATCTCTGTGCGTGTTGAGAACCAGTACTACCGTGGCGAAGAATTTGCTGCCATCCCAGTAAAAGTCGGCCCCGGCGGTGCCAGAGTATTGCTCGGCGATGTGGCAGAGATCCGCGATGCCTTCACCGAGGGCGAATACTACTTCAAGTATTCCGGTAAAAACGCCATCTATATTTCGGTTAAAGCAACACCTTCACAGAATATTGTGCCAGTGGCAGAAACAGTAAAAGCGTACATTGCGCACAAAAATGAACAATTTCCGGAAGGTGTGTCGCTGGAAACCATGGTCGACATGACGTACTACCTCGACGGCCGCCTGGACATGATGCTGAAAAACCTGCTTCAGGGTGCCATTCTGGTTGCATTGCTGCTGACCATTTTTTTACGCTTCAGACTCGCCTTCTGGGTCATGCTGGGGCTGCCGGTCTGTTTTCTCGGCGCAGTGATGATGATGCCGCTTCTCGGTATCAGTCTGAACATTATTTCTTTGTTTGCCTTCATCATGGTGCTGGGTATTGTGGTGGATGACGCCATCGTCATCGGAGAAAGTGCCTACACAGAAATTGAAAGCAAAGGCAGCGGCATTGATAACGTGATCCGCGGTGCCAAACGTGTCGCAACACCGGCAACCTTCGGGGTGCTGACCACCATTGCCGTGTTTGCTCCCTTCACATTAAGTGACGGTATGGACGGACCTTTCATGGTGAACATTGCTGTGGTGGTGATTTGTTGCCTGGTGTTCAGTCTCATTGAATCCAAACTTATTCTGCCGGCGCATATCGCTCACACCACTTTTAAGCCGGTGAAGCCGGACAGCTGGCGCGCCCGTTTTAACAGCCGCTTTAATGGCTTTGTCAACGGTCCGTACAAGCGTACCGTCATTAAAGCCATTGAATGGCGTTGGGCTGTGCTGATGGTGTTTGTGGCACTGCTGATGCTGGCAATGGGTTTAATTCAGGGCAATTTCATTCGCATGGTACCGCAAGGCAAAGTGCCCCACGACTTCCCTTCAGTCCGCGTCGAAATGAACGAAAACGTGCCGGACAGCGCCGTACTCGATGCGTTAAAAATCATTGAAAAAACCATCCTCGATGAAGATGAAAAAATCAAACAGGAGTTTGGTGGCGACGGCATGGTCCGGGATATTCTGGTGTTTAACGACGACCGTACTAACGGCGAAGTGTTTGCCCCCCTGGTAGATGAAAGTAAACGGGTAATTAATACCTTCGAACTTGCCAGGCGCTGGCGTGAAGCCATGCCGGACATTCCGGCGATGAAATCACTGGTTGTCATAGATGATATCAACGGCGGCAGTGATGACGGCGAATTTGGCTTCCTGCTGTTCGGACCGGAGCTGGAAACCCTGAACGCGGCCGGACTGGCTTTCATTGAAATGCTTCAGCGGGAAGATGGCTTGTTTGATGTCAGTTCAACCATCGATCCCGCCAGCAAAGAAGTACAGATGACACTGAAGCCGGTAGCCTACGATCTCGGTCTGACGCTGCAAAACATCGCCGGGCAGATTGGCAGCAGCTTTTATGGTGGCGAAGCCCAGCGCGTGATCCGTGACGGCGAGGAAGTTAAAGTCATGGTGCGGTACCCTGCCCTGCAGCGGGAACGGCTTGCTGATCTTAAATACAGTGTGATTACCACTCCTGCCGGTCAGGAAGTCATGCTGGGTGACATCGCGGAGCTGACCGAAGCCCCCGGCATCAGCTATATCCGCCGTGAAAGTGGCTATCGCAGTGTATATATCTGGGGCAGCATCGACGAACAGAAAGTAGAACCGGGTGAGGCTATCAAAGCCATCTATGAAAACTTGCTACCGGAACTGCAAAAAACCTACCCCGGTGTCATGACAGAACTGGGCGGTGATATTGAAGAGCAGCAGGCACAACAGGATCAGCAAATGCTGTTTTTCACTGCCGCTATGATTATGGTTTACATACTGCTGGCCGTGCCGTTAAAGAGCTACAGTCAGCCTCTCATCATTATGTCAGTTATTCCGTTCAGCTTCACCGGCGCGGCATTCGGACATTTCCTGCTCGGTTATGATCTCAGTACCATGTCGTTCTTCGGTCTGATTGCCGCCGCCGGGGTTGTGATTAATGACTCTCTTGTGATGACAGATTTTGTCAACCAGCGCCGCCGCCAGGGGTACAGTACCCGGGATGCTGTGGAAGAAGCGGGTTCTGCCCGTTTCAGAGCCATTACGCTCACATCCATTACGACTTTTGCGGGCGTACTGCCTATTCTCTTTGAAACAAGCCTGCAGGCTGTTCTGGTGATTCCTATGGCTATCGCGCTGGGATTTGCTGTGATGTACGCCACACTGGTGACGCTTATTCTGGTGCCCTGTCTGTATCTCATTCTTATAGATTCAGGCAATGCCTTTAAATGGCTATTTCATCACATTGTCCGGATTGCGAAGAAAGTGACGCCCGGACGAAAATCCACCGGCCAGCCACGCACGGAATAA
- a CDS encoding efflux RND transporter periplasmic adaptor subunit, whose translation MQWKKIALPIVILAAGFAGMTLIASAGDKEEEPEVVDTRPTVTISELQAEDYAVTLNSYGEITPLESTMLAAQVSGEVTSWNPDFVPGGLVRRGEILFSIEKDAYEAALLQAEANLSSAQAQLIQEQAQANVAEREAAGMSKSRVTDLYLRKPQLLSAQAAVKSAEAMLRIAKRDLDNCEVRAPYDALIISREIGTGDYVTPGTVAATLNNVETAEITFPVAGFDQSFLPVSVTGLDATVTVDKRTIPAKLHRDLGIVDQSTRMSHLVARIDDPYGVRSGKALIKFGSFANISFNGKTLENVFRIPQELVNNKRIWLVSEDATLQSKIVEIVREQDDFYFVRGNFDGLQLVTSPPEYPLNGMAVKVIEQSNKLVAAHANSTSAGI comes from the coding sequence ATGCAATGGAAAAAAATTGCCCTGCCAATCGTCATTCTTGCTGCAGGATTTGCAGGTATGACACTTATCGCCTCGGCGGGTGATAAAGAAGAAGAACCTGAAGTAGTTGATACCCGTCCGACAGTGACAATCAGCGAGCTGCAAGCTGAAGATTACGCGGTTACCCTTAATTCCTATGGCGAGATCACGCCGCTTGAAAGCACCATGCTGGCTGCTCAGGTATCGGGTGAAGTAACGTCCTGGAATCCGGATTTTGTGCCCGGCGGGCTTGTCCGTCGTGGTGAAATCCTGTTTTCCATCGAGAAAGATGCTTACGAAGCCGCATTGCTGCAAGCCGAAGCTAACCTGTCATCAGCACAGGCACAATTAATACAGGAGCAGGCTCAGGCGAACGTGGCGGAGCGGGAAGCGGCTGGCATGTCTAAGAGCCGTGTAACCGATCTGTATTTAAGAAAGCCTCAGTTACTCAGCGCACAAGCCGCCGTAAAATCTGCTGAAGCCATGTTACGCATTGCTAAGCGGGACCTGGATAATTGTGAAGTACGCGCTCCCTACGATGCACTGATCATCAGTCGTGAAATCGGTACCGGTGACTACGTAACTCCCGGTACAGTGGCTGCCACCCTGAATAATGTGGAAACCGCTGAAATTACCTTCCCGGTTGCCGGCTTCGACCAGTCATTTTTGCCTGTCAGCGTCACCGGCCTTGACGCAACAGTAACTGTAGACAAGCGTACCATCCCGGCCAAACTCCACCGCGATCTTGGTATTGTGGATCAGTCCACCAGAATGAGTCATCTGGTTGCACGTATTGACGACCCTTACGGTGTCCGCTCCGGCAAAGCCCTGATTAAATTCGGCAGTTTCGCCAACATCAGCTTTAACGGTAAAACACTGGAAAATGTTTTTCGTATTCCACAGGAACTGGTGAACAATAAACGGATCTGGCTGGTAAGTGAAGATGCCACATTACAGTCGAAGATTGTTGAAATTGTCCGTGAGCAGGACGATTTCTATTTCGTTCGCGGGAATTTTGATGGTCTGCAACTTGTCACCTCCCCGCCGGAATATCCGCTTAACGGAATGGCAGTGAAAGTGATTGAGCAAAGCAACAAACTGGTTGCTGCTCATGCGAACAGCACTTCCGCCGGTATTTAA
- a CDS encoding GGDEF domain-containing protein — MFKPATSLFLKRGCHPEFDEETNRRILVVNLFALVGISITLVLGISSLMKGGWALGFSLLSASLLFFLASQIQAAYPNKIGQMVSVYLLTGCLMGLETYLVVTGGHNNTGPLWIYILPPVAMFFGGFKRGLMVMAVFTLLIVIILFTPHDALLLTSYSTDFKSRLILSFATVTFLSAFYEYSRERTFELMQKLSDRYEQQALHDTLTSLPNRRGMQQLLGQEIKRHQRTRSAFTLILVDVDKFKEINDTYGHGNGDIVLQRTATLLRQNVRRQDIVCRWGGEEFLMVLPETGEQSASVLAEKIRNTLAKSSIWLEQKEIKVTACFGLCEINEEISLNRGLSLADKALYKAKQTGRNKVVCASIMQ, encoded by the coding sequence ATGTTTAAGCCGGCCACATCGCTTTTTTTAAAACGTGGTTGTCACCCCGAATTTGACGAAGAAACCAATCGCCGGATCCTGGTTGTCAATCTGTTCGCTCTGGTAGGGATCAGCATCACACTGGTATTGGGGATAAGCTCTCTGATGAAAGGTGGATGGGCGCTCGGATTCAGCTTACTGTCTGCTTCGCTGTTGTTTTTTCTTGCCAGTCAGATTCAGGCTGCCTACCCCAATAAAATCGGCCAGATGGTATCCGTTTATTTACTGACGGGTTGCCTGATGGGGCTGGAAACTTACCTGGTGGTTACCGGCGGGCATAACAATACCGGTCCGCTCTGGATTTACATATTACCCCCCGTTGCAATGTTTTTCGGTGGCTTCAAACGGGGTCTGATGGTGATGGCAGTCTTTACGCTGCTCATTGTCATTATTCTCTTCACACCACACGATGCCCTGCTGTTAACCAGCTACTCCACAGATTTTAAAAGCCGGCTGATCTTGTCGTTTGCCACTGTCACATTTTTATCCGCATTTTACGAGTACAGTCGGGAAAGAACCTTTGAGCTGATGCAGAAACTCAGTGACAGATACGAACAACAGGCACTACACGATACCCTGACATCACTGCCAAACCGCAGAGGCATGCAACAACTGCTGGGGCAGGAAATAAAACGGCATCAGCGCACCCGTTCGGCATTCACACTCATATTGGTTGATGTAGATAAATTTAAGGAAATCAACGATACTTACGGGCACGGAAACGGTGATATTGTGTTGCAACGTACTGCAACCCTGCTCCGGCAAAATGTGCGCAGGCAAGATATTGTGTGCCGCTGGGGCGGAGAAGAGTTTTTAATGGTATTGCCTGAAACCGGAGAACAAAGTGCTTCTGTTCTGGCAGAAAAAATTCGTAATACGCTGGCAAAATCCAGCATCTGGCTGGAACAAAAAGAAATAAAGGTCACCGCCTGTTTCGGTTTATGTGAAATAAATGAGGAAATTTCACTTAACCGTGGGTTATCTCTGGCCGATAAAGCACTATACAAAGCAAAACAAACTGGTCGTAATAAAGTTGTATGCGCCAGTATTATGCAATAA
- a CDS encoding PqiC family protein: MRTKLFAAACFAALLSGCSSAPASLTYYVLHSPQASTEEQPEPAARVFIEQLSLPEYLKQRSLAMQTGPATVYFSPRHVWAEPLDKSLRQALTASLQHHGVAVLPAAVYSPQYPVAGLHIKIDDFIPAFDGNVLIKGQYWKEDENTQPQIHQFDFRRPMQGDGFEEAVATMRLLVDDLASAISDKAP; encoded by the coding sequence ATGAGAACTAAGTTATTCGCCGCTGCCTGTTTTGCTGCGTTATTGAGCGGTTGCAGCAGTGCACCGGCATCCTTAACCTATTACGTTTTACATTCCCCTCAGGCGTCGACAGAAGAACAACCTGAGCCGGCAGCACGGGTTTTTATTGAACAACTCAGTTTACCTGAGTATCTGAAGCAGCGTTCTCTGGCTATGCAAACCGGACCTGCTACGGTGTATTTTTCCCCCCGCCATGTGTGGGCTGAGCCACTTGATAAAAGTCTCCGTCAGGCTTTAACCGCCTCTCTGCAACATCACGGAGTGGCGGTTTTACCTGCTGCCGTGTATTCACCACAATACCCGGTGGCAGGATTACATATCAAAATCGACGATTTTATTCCCGCATTTGATGGCAACGTGCTGATTAAAGGTCAATACTGGAAAGAGGACGAAAATACACAGCCTCAAATTCATCAGTTTGATTTCCGCCGCCCCATGCAGGGCGATGGCTTCGAAGAGGCTGTGGCAACTATGCGCCTGCTTGTCGATGACCTGGCTTCAGCGATAAGTGATAAGGCGCCGTAA
- the pqiB gene encoding intermembrane transport protein PqiB, whose translation MTDEAKIKSTTHVSKVWLIPIIAIITGGWMVWYQWKNQGPLITIELKSASGIEINKTPVKVRDLEVGQVKKIELKPDLDGVLVTARIDASAERLLTENTDFWVVAPRISFSEVSGLNTLLSGSYIAMSADDSGRSKFDFIALERPPATPPGTPGLHLTLKSNDKFAYKPGDPIIYKGFKVGEFEEAEFNIEERVVYYSAFIQAPYHKLITQNTRFWNVSGVKLHLKSSGVKVETGSLETLLANGVTFGIPKGASSGGQVDENASFIIFSDDAAASNARYKLYASYVLLIDETVRGLTEGAPVEYRGIEVGEVAQINPANLIDGNILDQNYPIPVLIRIYPGKVRQQDTQESLQAVKDTMHEWIGKDLRATLRMGNVLTGGLYVDLQHDINASPLTVKTISDIEVIPTVSNEFTQLTQKADAILDKLNNLPLETMIVEVTNVIDDIKAASNRVEQASSDFDTLMGDIDAKALNKNLNEMLINVSALLENYTEGGLSKGEIQETVDTMQETLRNIQPLLLQLNQKPNGLIFSDNSEEDIQPKAGKGMFNEN comes from the coding sequence ATGACAGACGAAGCTAAAATAAAATCAACAACCCATGTTTCAAAGGTCTGGCTGATCCCGATTATTGCCATTATTACCGGCGGATGGATGGTGTGGTACCAGTGGAAAAACCAGGGACCGTTAATCACCATAGAATTGAAATCAGCCAGTGGCATTGAGATAAACAAGACGCCGGTAAAGGTTCGGGATCTTGAAGTTGGTCAGGTGAAGAAAATTGAGCTGAAGCCGGACCTTGACGGCGTACTGGTTACCGCCCGTATTGATGCCAGTGCTGAGCGGCTGTTGACAGAAAATACGGATTTCTGGGTGGTGGCACCACGGATCAGTTTTTCTGAAGTCTCCGGTTTAAATACCCTTCTGTCAGGTTCTTACATCGCCATGTCAGCCGATGACAGCGGCCGCAGTAAATTTGACTTTATTGCTCTTGAACGCCCGCCGGCTACACCGCCCGGCACACCGGGCTTGCATCTGACTTTGAAAAGTAATGATAAGTTTGCTTATAAACCCGGCGACCCGATCATTTACAAGGGGTTCAAAGTCGGCGAATTTGAAGAAGCAGAATTTAATATTGAAGAACGTGTGGTGTATTACAGCGCCTTCATTCAGGCCCCCTATCATAAACTGATCACCCAGAATACACGGTTCTGGAATGTCAGTGGCGTAAAGCTGCACCTTAAATCCAGTGGTGTAAAAGTTGAAACCGGTTCGCTGGAAACGCTATTGGCTAACGGTGTCACTTTCGGTATTCCCAAAGGCGCGAGTTCAGGTGGACAGGTAGATGAAAATGCCAGTTTTATTATTTTCTCAGATGATGCAGCCGCCTCTAACGCCCGCTATAAACTGTACGCCAGTTATGTACTGCTGATAGACGAAACCGTAAGGGGCCTTACCGAAGGTGCGCCGGTGGAATATCGTGGTATTGAAGTGGGTGAAGTGGCTCAAATTAATCCGGCCAATCTGATAGACGGTAATATTCTTGATCAGAATTACCCCATTCCTGTGCTTATCCGCATTTATCCGGGTAAAGTGCGCCAGCAGGATACACAGGAAAGTCTGCAGGCTGTTAAAGACACCATGCACGAGTGGATTGGCAAAGATTTACGCGCCACGCTGCGCATGGGAAATGTGCTTACCGGCGGACTTTATGTCGATTTACAACATGACATCAATGCCAGCCCGCTGACGGTAAAAACCATCAGCGATATTGAAGTCATTCCCACCGTGTCGAACGAATTCACCCAGCTCACGCAAAAAGCCGATGCAATTTTGGATAAGCTCAATAATTTACCTCTTGAAACCATGATTGTAGAAGTCACTAATGTGATCGACGATATTAAAGCCGCATCTAACCGGGTTGAACAGGCAAGCAGTGATTTTGATACTTTGATGGGCGACATTGACGCGAAAGCCCTGAATAAAAACCTGAATGAAATGCTGATCAACGTGTCTGCACTACTGGAAAACTATACCGAAGGCGGTTTGAGTAAAGGTGAAATTCAGGAAACCGTTGATACGATGCAGGAAACCCTGCGGAATATTCAGCCTCTGCTGCTGCAACTTAATCAGAAACCTAACGGGTTAATCTTCTCGGACAACAGCGAAGAAGATATTCAGCCGAAAGCCGGAAAAGGAATGTTTAATGAGAACTAA
- a CDS encoding paraquat-inducible protein A, which yields MQENALSTIQCDQCLTVVHLPSLDHRQRAVCPKCGHTLLTYRYHQNDKVLAFAISALIFLGLSLPFNFLSFRASGIQHQIALPDSFNALLNQDYLSLAIITGLATVVFPGLVLTGMMILSHCRKHNKKPVFVKHVFFWVKALMPWSMAEIFLVGTLVSLIKISSMADIAIGLSFYAFIGFSVCMTACIIQFDVNRYAFWIFGEVPPPKPLTPAVASVSIQRTWALLFTAALLYIPANMLPIMHTEMFGRDEPSTIVGGAITLWQSGDYPVAIIILIASVIIPVAKIIILAWLNLTVQRGLEKRTRIRTRFYRVTEGIGRWSMIDVFVVAVLVALVQLGNTLSIYPGPAALAFCGVVFVTMVAAMTFDTRLIWQNRK from the coding sequence ATGCAGGAAAACGCGCTGTCTACAATTCAATGTGACCAATGTCTGACGGTAGTACATTTACCTTCGCTGGATCACCGGCAACGGGCTGTATGCCCCAAATGCGGCCATACCCTGCTGACTTACCGTTATCATCAAAATGATAAAGTACTGGCGTTTGCTATCAGTGCACTCATTTTTCTGGGCCTTTCCCTGCCCTTTAACTTCTTATCCTTCCGTGCCAGTGGCATTCAGCACCAGATAGCCCTGCCAGACAGTTTCAATGCGCTGCTGAATCAGGATTACCTGTCGCTGGCCATAATCACCGGCCTGGCCACCGTGGTTTTCCCCGGGCTCGTGCTCACCGGGATGATGATTTTAAGCCACTGCCGCAAACACAATAAAAAACCCGTGTTTGTGAAGCATGTGTTTTTCTGGGTGAAAGCACTGATGCCGTGGAGCATGGCGGAAATATTTCTTGTAGGCACACTGGTCAGCCTGATCAAAATATCTTCTATGGCAGACATTGCTATCGGCCTGTCATTTTATGCTTTCATTGGCTTTTCTGTCTGTATGACCGCCTGTATTATTCAGTTCGATGTCAACCGCTATGCGTTCTGGATTTTCGGAGAAGTGCCACCACCTAAACCACTGACACCGGCAGTCGCCTCAGTGAGTATTCAGCGCACCTGGGCATTACTGTTTACCGCTGCACTGCTTTATATTCCGGCGAATATGCTTCCCATTATGCATACCGAAATGTTCGGGCGGGATGAGCCGAGTACCATCGTGGGCGGCGCTATTACACTGTGGCAATCCGGCGACTATCCGGTGGCCATTATCATTCTGATTGCCAGCGTTATTATTCCGGTGGCGAAAATCATCATACTCGCGTGGCTGAATTTAACCGTGCAGCGTGGTCTTGAGAAACGTACCCGCATCCGGACACGGTTTTACCGCGTGACGGAAGGCATAGGGCGCTGGTCCATGATCGATGTCTTCGTTGTGGCAGTATTGGTAGCACTGGTTCAGTTAGGCAACACGCTCTCTATTTATCCCGGCCCGGCCGCCCTCGCATTTTGTGGCGTGGTTTTTGTTACAATGGTGGCAGCAATGACTTTTGATACCCGCCTGATTTGGCAAAACAGGAAGTAA